One Neomonachus schauinslandi chromosome 9, ASM220157v2, whole genome shotgun sequence DNA segment encodes these proteins:
- the RAB2B gene encoding ras-related protein Rab-2B isoform X2, which translates to MTYAYLFKYIIIGDTGVEFGARMVNIDGKQIKLQIWDTAGQESFRSITRSYYRGAAGALLVYDITRRETFNHLTSWLEDARQHSSSNMVIMLIGNKSDLESRRDVKREEGEAFAREHGLIFMETSAKTACNVEEAFINTAKEIYRKIQQGLFDVHNEANGIKIGPQQCISTSVGPSASQRNSSEIGSNSGCC; encoded by the exons ATGACTTATGCTTATCTCTTCAAGTACATCATCATCGGGGACACAG GTGTGGAGTTTGGGGCCCGTATGGTCAACATTGATGGAAAACAAATCAAACTGCAAATCTGGGATACG GCTGGGCAAGAATCCTTCCGCTCTATCACCCGTTCCTACTACAGGGGAGCTGCTGGAGCACTGCTGGTGTACGACATCACAAG GCGTGAAACCTTCAACCACCTGACTTCCTGGTTAGAGGATGCCCGGCAACACTCCAGCTCCAACATGGTTATCATGCTGATTGGGAATAAgag TGACTTAGAGTCCCGTAGGGATGtgaagagagaagaaggagaggcCTTTGCCCGGGAGCATGGACTTATCTTTATGGAAACGTCAGCCAAAACAGCCTGCAATGTTGAAGAG GCCTTCATTAACACAGCCAAAGAAATATATAGGAAGATCCAGCAAGGTTTATTTGATGTCCACAATGAG GCAAATGGCATCAAGATTGGTCCTCAGCAGTGTATTTCAACATCAGTAGGACCCAGCGCGTCCCAGCGGAACTCTAGTGAAATAGGGTCCAACTCCGGCTGCTGCTGA
- the RAB2B gene encoding ras-related protein Rab-2B isoform X1, protein MTYAYLFKYIIIGDTGVGKSCLLLQFTDKRFQPVHDLTIGVEFGARMVNIDGKQIKLQIWDTAGQESFRSITRSYYRGAAGALLVYDITRRETFNHLTSWLEDARQHSSSNMVIMLIGNKSDLESRRDVKREEGEAFAREHGLIFMETSAKTACNVEEAFINTAKEIYRKIQQGLFDVHNEANGIKIGPQQCISTSVGPSASQRNSSEIGSNSGCC, encoded by the exons ATGACTTATGCTTATCTCTTCAAGTACATCATCATCGGGGACACAG GTGTGGGGAAGTCATGTCTCCTCCTACAGTTTACGGACAAGCGGTTCCAGCCTGTCCACGACCTCACAATAG GTGTGGAGTTTGGGGCCCGTATGGTCAACATTGATGGAAAACAAATCAAACTGCAAATCTGGGATACG GCTGGGCAAGAATCCTTCCGCTCTATCACCCGTTCCTACTACAGGGGAGCTGCTGGAGCACTGCTGGTGTACGACATCACAAG GCGTGAAACCTTCAACCACCTGACTTCCTGGTTAGAGGATGCCCGGCAACACTCCAGCTCCAACATGGTTATCATGCTGATTGGGAATAAgag TGACTTAGAGTCCCGTAGGGATGtgaagagagaagaaggagaggcCTTTGCCCGGGAGCATGGACTTATCTTTATGGAAACGTCAGCCAAAACAGCCTGCAATGTTGAAGAG GCCTTCATTAACACAGCCAAAGAAATATATAGGAAGATCCAGCAAGGTTTATTTGATGTCCACAATGAG GCAAATGGCATCAAGATTGGTCCTCAGCAGTGTATTTCAACATCAGTAGGACCCAGCGCGTCCCAGCGGAACTCTAGTGAAATAGGGTCCAACTCCGGCTGCTGCTGA
- the METTL3 gene encoding N6-adenosine-methyltransferase catalytic subunit, whose amino-acid sequence MSDTWSSIQAHKKQLDSLRERLQRRRKQDSGHLDLRNPEAALSPTFRSDSPVPTAPTSGGPKPSTASAVPELATDPELEKKLLHHLSDLALTLPTDAVSIRLAISTPDAPATQDGVESLLQKFAAQELIEVKRGLLQDDAHPTLVTYADHSKLSAMMGAVAEKKGPGEVTGTITGQKRRAEQDSTTVAAFASSLASGLASTASEAAKEPTKKSRKHAASDVDLEIESLLNQQSTKEQQSKKVSQEILELLNTTTAKEQSIVEKFRSRGRAQVQEFCDYGTKEECMKASDADRPCRKLHFRRIINKHTDESLGDCSFLNTCFHMDTCKYVHYEIDACMDSEAPGSKDHTPSQELALTQSVGGDSSADRLFPPQWICCDIRYLDVSILGKFAVVMADPPWDIHMELPYGTLTDDEMRRLNIPVLQDDGFLFLWVTGRAMELGRECLNLWGYERVDEIIWVKTNQLQRIIRTGRTGHWLNHGKEHCLVGVKGNPQGFNQGLDCDVIVAEVRSTSHKPDEIYGMIERLSPGTRKIELFGRPHNVQPNWITLGNQLDGIHLLDPDVVARFKQRYPDGIISKPKNL is encoded by the exons ATCTACGAAATCCAGAGGCAGCACTGTCTCCCACCTTCCGCAGTGACAGCCCAGTGCCTACTGCACCCACTTCTGGTGGCCCTAAGCCCAGCACAGCTTCAGCAGTTCCTGAACTAGCTACAGACCCCGAGTTAGAGAAGAAATTGTTACACCACCTCTCTGATCTGGCCTTAACATTGCCCACTGATGCTGTGTCCATCCGTCTTGCCATCTCCACG CCAGATGCCCCTGCCACTCAAGATGGGGTAGAAAGCCTCCTACAGAAGTTTGCAGCTCAGGAGTTGATTGAGGTAAAACGAGGTCTCTTACAAGATGACGCACATCCCACTCTTGTGACTTATGCTGATCATTCCAAGCTCTCTGCTATGATGGGTGCTGTGGCAGAAAAGAAGGGCCCTGGGGAGGTAACAGGGACTATCACAGGGCAGAAGCGGCGTGCAGAGCAGGACTCAACCACAGTAGCTGCCTTTGCTAGCTCTTTGGCCTCTGGCCTGGCCTCTACAGCATCAGAAGCAGCCAAGGagccaaccaagaaatcaaggaaacatgCTGCCTCAGATGTTGATCTGGAGATAGAGAGCCTTCTGAACCAACAGTCTACTAAGGAACAACAGAGTAAGAAG GTCAGTCAGGAGATCCTAGAGCTATTAAATACAACAACAGCCAAGGAACAGTCCATTGTTGAAAAGTTTCGCTCACGAGGTCGGGCCCAAGTACAAGAGTTCTGTGACTATGGAACCAAGGAGGAGTGTATGAAAGCCAGTGATGCTGACCGGCCCTGCCGCAAGCTGCACTTCAG ACGAATCATCAATAAACACACTGATGAGTCATTAGGTGACTGCTCTTTCCTTAACACATGTTTCCACATGGATACCTGCAAATATGTTCACTATGAAATTGATGCTTGCATGGATTCTGAGGCTCCTGGGAGCAAAGACCATACACCTAGCCAGGAGCTTGCTCTTACACAGAGTGTTGGAGGTGACTCCAGTGCAGATCGACTCTTCCCTCCTCAG TGGATCTGTTGTGATATCCGCTACCTGGACGTCAGTATCTTGGGCAAGTTTGCAGTTGTGATGGCTGACCCACCCTGGGATATTCACATGGAGCTGCCCTATGGGACCCTGACAGATGATGAGATGCGCAGGCTCAACATACCAGTACTGCAGGATGatggctttctcttcctctgggtCACAGGCAG GGCCATGGAGTTGGGCAGAGAATGTCTGAACCTCTGGGG TTATGAACGGGTAGATGAAATTATCTGGGTGAAGACAAATCAACTGCAGCGCATCATTCGGACAGGCCGTACAGGTCACTGGTTGAACCACGGGAAGGAACACTGCTTG GTTGGTGTCAAAGGAAATCCCCAAGGCTTCAACCAGGGTCTGGATTGCGATGTGATCGTAGCTGAG GTTCGTTCTACCAGTCATAAACCAGATGAAATCTATGGCATGATTGAGAGACTATCCCCTGGCACTCGCAAGATTGAGTTATTTGGACGACCACACAATGTGCAGCCCAACTG GATCACCCTTGGAAACCAACTGGATGGGATCCACCTACTAGACCCAGATGTGGTTGCCCGGTTCAAGCAAAGGTATCCAGATGGTATCATCTCTAAACCTAAAAATCTGTAG
- the TOX4 gene encoding TOX high mobility group box family member 4, whose protein sequence is MEFPGGNDNYLTITGPSHPFLSGAETFHTPSLGDEEFEIPPISLDSDPSLAVSDVVGHFDDLADPSSSQDGSFSAQYGVQTLDMPVGMTHGLMEQGGGLLSGGLTMDLDHSIGTQYSANPPVTIDVPMTDMTSGLMGHSQLTTIDQSELSSQLGLSLGGGTILPPAQSPEDRLSTTPSPTSSLHEDGVEDFRRQLPSQKTVVVEAGKKQKAPKKRKKKDPNEPQKPVSAYALFFRDTQAAIKGQNPNATFGEVSKIVASMWDSLGEEQKQVYKRKTEAAKKEYLKALAAYKDNQECQATVETVELDPVPPSQTPSPPPMATVDPASPAPASTEPPALSPSIVVNSTLSSYVANQASSGAGGQPNITKLIITKQMLPSSITMSQGGMVTVIPATVVTSRGIQLGQTSTATIQPSQQAQIVTRSVLQAAAAAAASMQLPPPRLQPPPLQQMPQPPTQQQVTILQQPPPLQAMQQPPPQKVRINLQQQPPPLQIKIVPPPTLKMQTPLVPPAVESSPERPVNNSPEAHTVEETSPETICEMITDVVPEVESPSQMDVELVSGSPVTLSPQPRCVRSGCENPPVVSKDWDNEYCSNECVVKHCRDVFLAWVASRNSNTVVFVK, encoded by the exons ATGGAG tTTCCCGGAGGAAATGACAATTACCTGACGATCACAGGGCCCTCGCACCCCTTCCTGTCAGGGGCTGAG ACATTCCATACACCAAGCTTGGGAGATGAGGAATTTGAAATCCCACCTATCTCCTTGGATTCTGATCCCTCACTGGCTGTCTCAGATGTGGTTGGCCACTTTGATGACCTGGCAGACCCCTCCTCCTCTCAGGATGGCAGCTTTTCAGCCCAATATGGGGTCCAGACATTGGACATGCCTGTGGGCATGACCCATGGCTTGATGGAGCAGGGCGGGGGGCTCCTGAGTGGGGGCTTGACCATG GACTTGGACCATTCTATAGGAACTCAGTATAGTGCCAACCCACCTGTTACAATTGATGTACCAATGACAGACATGACATCTGGCTTGATGGGGCATAGCCAGTTGACCACCATTGATCAGTCAGAACTGAGTTCTCAACTTGGTTTGAGCTTAGGGGGTGGCACCATCCTGCCACCTGCCCAGTCACCTGAGGATCGTCTTTCAACCACCCCTTCACCTACTAGTTCACTTCATGAGGATGGTGTTGAGGATTTCCGGAGG CAACTTCCCAGCCAGAAGACAGTTGTGGTGGAAGCAGGAAAAAAGCAGAAGgccccaaagaagagaaaaaagaaagatcctaATGAACCTCAGAAGCCAGTTTCAGCATATGCTTTATTCTTTCGTGATACACAGGCTGCCATTAAGGGACAGAATCCCAATGCCACTTTTGGAGAAGTTTCAAAAATTGTGGCCTCCATGTGGGATAGTCTTGGAGAGGAGCAAAAACAG GTGTATAAGAGGAAAACTGAAGCTGCCAAGAAAGAGTATCTGAAGGCTCTGGCTGCATATAAAGACAATCAAGAGTGTCAG gccactgtggaaacagtagaATTGGATCCAGTGCCACCGTCACAGACTCCTTCTCCACCTCCTATGGCTACTGTTGACCCAGCATCTCCAGCACCAGCCTCAACAGagccccctgccctgtccccttcCATTGTTGTTAACTCCACTCTTTCCTCCTATGTGGCAAACCAGGCATCTTCTGGGGCTGGGGGTCAGCCCAATATCACCAAGTTGATTATTACCAAACAGATGTTGCCCTCTTCTATTACTATGTCTCAAGGAGGGATGGTTACTGTTATCCCAGCCACAGTGGTGACCTCCCGGGGGATCCAACTAGGCCAAACCAGTACAGCCACTATCCAGCCCAGTCAACAAGCCCAAATTGTCACTCGCTCAGTGTTGCAGGCAGCGGCAGCAGCTGCTGCTTCTATGCAACTGCCTCCACCCCGACTACAACCCCCTCCACTGCAACAGATGCCTCAGCCCCCCACTCAGCAGCAAGTGACCATTCTGCAGCAGCCTCCCCCACTGCAGGCCATGCAACAGCCTCCACCTCAGAAAGTTCGAATCAATTTACAGCAACAGCCACCTCCTCTGCAGATCAAGATTGTGCCTCCACCCACTCTGAAAATGCAGACACCCTTAGTCCCACCAGCTGTGGAAAGTAGTCCTGAGCGGCCTGTGAACAACAGCCCCGAGGCCCACACAGTGGAGGAAACCTCTCCTGAGACCATCTGTGAGATGATCACAGATGTAGTTCCTGAG GTTGAGTCTCCTTCTCAAATGGATGTTGAATTGGTGAGTGGGTCTCCCGTGACACTCTCACCCCAGCCTCGATGTGTGAGATCCGGTTGTGAGAACCCTCCTGTTGTGAGTAAGGACTGGGACAATGAGTACTGCAGCAATGAATGTGTGGTGAAGCACTGCAG GGATGTCTTCTTGGCCTGGGTGGCCTCTAGAAATTCAAACACTGTGGTGTTTGTGAAGTAG